The proteins below are encoded in one region of Sporosarcina sp. FSL K6-1508:
- a CDS encoding Mrp/NBP35 family ATP-binding protein: MINEQTVRELLGQLKDPFLHKTLAETSGIIGVTIKPEKKHVSVKLAIAKINTAEQMGLQTQVVDTLKGAGADSVGIRFEELSSEVLEQFRGKVTESEAQDLLSPLSDVEFISIASGKGGVGKSTVSVNLAVALARLGKKVGLIDADIYGFSVPDMMGVTDLPVVRGDRIIPVERLGVKVISMGFFVEDNAPVVWRGPMLGKALDQFFRDVEWGDLDYLFLDLPPGTGDVALDIHQMIPMSKEIVVTTPHPTAAFVAARAGAMALQTDHELLGVIENMSWFESKTSGEREFVFGQGGGVKLAEELRTELLGQIPLGQPDWDEEDFAPSVYAEDHPIGKIYMGIAENIVKKTTK; this comes from the coding sequence TTGATAAATGAGCAAACAGTACGAGAGTTATTAGGACAGCTGAAAGATCCGTTTTTACATAAAACGCTTGCAGAAACGAGTGGCATTATAGGTGTAACAATAAAGCCGGAGAAAAAACATGTAAGCGTGAAGCTGGCCATCGCAAAAATTAATACTGCTGAACAGATGGGGTTACAAACACAAGTGGTCGATACGTTAAAAGGAGCAGGTGCTGATTCCGTCGGTATCCGTTTTGAAGAATTATCGAGTGAAGTGCTTGAACAGTTCCGCGGAAAAGTGACGGAATCGGAAGCTCAAGACTTATTGTCGCCTCTGAGCGATGTTGAATTCATCTCAATCGCTTCGGGTAAAGGTGGCGTCGGTAAATCAACTGTTTCAGTGAACCTTGCCGTAGCACTTGCCCGTCTCGGGAAAAAAGTTGGTTTGATCGATGCAGATATTTATGGTTTCAGTGTTCCAGATATGATGGGCGTAACAGATTTACCGGTCGTTCGTGGGGACCGGATTATCCCGGTTGAGCGTCTTGGCGTTAAAGTTATTTCGATGGGCTTCTTTGTTGAGGATAATGCGCCAGTTGTATGGCGCGGCCCGATGTTAGGGAAAGCGCTTGACCAATTCTTCCGTGATGTTGAGTGGGGAGATCTTGATTACTTATTCCTCGATTTGCCGCCTGGTACAGGGGATGTCGCGCTTGATATCCACCAGATGATTCCAATGTCCAAAGAAATTGTTGTAACAACTCCGCATCCAACAGCTGCTTTTGTAGCTGCGCGTGCAGGAGCAATGGCGCTTCAAACGGATCATGAATTGCTTGGAGTTATTGAAAACATGTCTTGGTTCGAATCAAAAACGTCAGGTGAACGTGAATTTGTATTTGGCCAGGGTGGCGGAGTGAAATTAGCTGAGGAACTGCGTACAGAGTTACTCGGTCAGATTCCGCTTGGTCAGCCAGATTGGGACGAAGAAGACTTTGCACCTTCTGTCTATGCTGAGGATCATCCTATCGGTAAGATTTATATGGGGATTGCAGAGAACATTGTTAAAAAAACAACAAAATAA
- the gerD gene encoding spore germination lipoprotein GerD: MKKIFFLILFSAFLLTGCSMQQAAPTYDETKKMMTDALQTEDGKKAIRQMFADPEFKELLILEQPEVKKSIEDALLSKKGEDFWKKTFDDPKFTETIAKSMKEQQQDIMKQLMDDSSFQKQLEEFFTQPDMLKQLETVTQSANMKKHLEKVVEETINSPLLQTKWQELIMKAGEPKEEESGGGGGNGSGDQGGAKQDESKSGGGK; encoded by the coding sequence ATGAAAAAAATATTTTTTCTAATCCTGTTTTCAGCCTTTCTTTTAACTGGATGTAGCATGCAGCAGGCCGCTCCGACATATGATGAAACCAAAAAAATGATGACCGATGCGCTTCAGACAGAGGATGGAAAAAAAGCAATCCGTCAAATGTTTGCAGATCCGGAATTCAAGGAGCTGCTTATCTTGGAGCAGCCTGAAGTTAAAAAATCAATTGAAGATGCATTATTATCCAAGAAAGGAGAAGATTTTTGGAAAAAAACGTTCGACGATCCAAAGTTCACAGAAACCATTGCCAAAAGCATGAAAGAACAGCAGCAAGACATCATGAAACAACTGATGGATGATTCTTCATTTCAAAAACAATTGGAAGAGTTTTTCACGCAACCTGATATGTTAAAACAGCTGGAGACAGTTACGCAGTCGGCGAATATGAAAAAACATCTTGAAAAAGTGGTTGAAGAAACGATTAACAGCCCATTGTTACAAACAAAGTGGCAAGAACTCATTATGAAAGCCGGTGAACCGAAAGAGGAAGAAAGCGGCGGAGGCGGAGGCAACGGTAGCGGTGACCAAGGGGGAGCAAAGCAGGATGAAAGTAAAAGTGGAGGAGGCAAATAG
- a CDS encoding KinB-signaling pathway activation protein has translation MTIRNWVKFFSTALLIGGFVTAVVGLIVRWEFFSQYLSNGEYGQFIGAFLWMIFLGFTMSVVAQMGFFAYLTVHQFGVNIFKTLTLWNWVQLLIIVVVLFDLIFFRFQLTSGETGRTVLYLCLLATLVGVSTVTAYFKARWTKKHTLISALFFMIVITTLEWLPALMVRSGNIDSWVTILLFPLLAVNAYQILVLPKFNKQSDEDKVKLEERRKARRKAAKAK, from the coding sequence GTGACAATACGAAATTGGGTAAAATTCTTTTCTACAGCATTACTAATCGGAGGATTCGTTACGGCGGTTGTGGGATTAATTGTCCGCTGGGAATTCTTTTCTCAATATTTATCAAATGGGGAATATGGTCAATTCATTGGCGCATTTCTATGGATGATTTTCCTTGGATTTACCATGAGTGTCGTTGCTCAAATGGGTTTTTTCGCCTATTTAACGGTCCATCAATTCGGAGTGAATATCTTCAAAACACTTACATTGTGGAACTGGGTCCAGCTTTTAATAATTGTCGTTGTGTTGTTTGACCTTATATTCTTCAGGTTCCAGTTGACGTCAGGCGAGACGGGACGCACAGTTTTATATCTCTGCTTACTTGCGACACTTGTTGGGGTTTCCACCGTAACCGCTTATTTCAAAGCGAGATGGACGAAGAAACACACGCTTATTTCAGCACTATTTTTCATGATTGTAATTACAACACTTGAATGGTTACCGGCATTAATGGTACGTTCAGGCAATATTGATTCATGGGTAACAATTTTGCTATTCCCGCTTCTTGCAGTGAATGCTTATCAAATTTTAGTACTTCCGAAATTTAACAAGCAGTCGGATGAAGACAAAGTGAAATTGGAAGAACGCAGAAAAGCACGTAGAAAAGCTGCTAAAGCAAAATGA
- a CDS encoding site-specific integrase — translation MAKGHARERSRNIWQLEVDLGSYKDPETGRRKRNRKYKTVTAKGQREADTELAKFVTEVTGDDYFEPTKMMFFDFVMKEWLPKCGELRLSHTTLATHIEYLELRILPAFKYLRVDQIQPKHIVDFIYNISEDGMRADGKEGKLASSTIFYHYRILNNIFNFAVEIKMIEESPLENVQKPSVEYEESEVYDLEETVLLLACLQKELLHWQVAVILAVTKGMRRSELFGLDLLKHFNFRKNTVEVRQALTYSKRSGFQIHEIKKGNKRAKKRNIALSAILHEPLSELITLRMKERAVAEELWEDGKHCLLLAHEDGEPYNPSSMRNWWVRFLKRHNLRYIKLHSLRHTMVTLLIELEIPLSAISDRAGHSGIQITNDTYGHKLKTADQVATAKLDAALSGTNKNQ, via the coding sequence ATGGCAAAAGGACATGCGAGAGAACGCAGCCGCAACATCTGGCAATTAGAAGTGGATCTCGGATCGTACAAGGATCCGGAGACCGGTAGAAGAAAACGGAATCGAAAATATAAGACAGTCACCGCCAAAGGGCAACGCGAAGCTGACACGGAACTTGCGAAGTTTGTCACGGAAGTGACCGGGGATGATTACTTTGAACCGACGAAGATGATGTTCTTCGATTTCGTCATGAAAGAATGGCTGCCGAAGTGCGGAGAACTTCGATTGTCGCACACCACTTTAGCTACACATATAGAGTATCTGGAGTTAAGGATTTTACCAGCATTCAAATATCTTCGAGTGGATCAGATACAACCTAAGCATATAGTAGACTTTATTTACAACATTAGCGAGGACGGTATGCGCGCAGACGGGAAAGAGGGTAAACTCGCTAGTTCCACAATTTTTTATCACTATCGAATTTTAAACAATATATTCAACTTTGCAGTAGAAATAAAAATGATCGAGGAGTCCCCGCTTGAAAATGTGCAGAAGCCTTCCGTCGAGTATGAAGAATCTGAGGTTTATGATTTAGAGGAGACGGTCCTATTACTTGCATGTTTGCAGAAGGAGTTACTACATTGGCAAGTTGCCGTTATTTTAGCTGTGACAAAAGGAATGAGGAGGTCCGAATTATTCGGGCTGGATTTACTGAAGCATTTCAACTTCCGAAAAAACACCGTAGAGGTAAGGCAGGCGTTAACGTATTCAAAAAGAAGCGGATTTCAAATACACGAGATCAAAAAAGGAAACAAGAGGGCTAAAAAGAGGAACATTGCATTGTCAGCCATTTTGCACGAACCGCTAAGCGAGCTGATAACGCTACGAATGAAAGAACGAGCTGTAGCTGAAGAGTTGTGGGAAGACGGAAAGCACTGCTTACTACTCGCTCACGAAGACGGCGAGCCTTACAATCCTTCGTCTATGAGAAATTGGTGGGTGCGATTCCTGAAGCGGCACAATTTAAGATACATCAAACTTCACTCGCTGAGACATACCATGGTCACATTATTGATCGAGCTCGAAATTCCGCTGTCGGCGATTTCAGATCGCGCCGGCCATTCAGGGATCCAAATCACGAATGACACATACGGTCACAAATTGAAAACGGCCGATCAGGTGGCGACGGCGAAATTGGATGCAGCACTATCCGGCACCAACAAAAACCAATAG
- a CDS encoding ImmA/IrrE family metallo-endopeptidase — MWIKEIVEDLVRKYSTNNPFEIAAAKNIHVIERDMHEEICGFYKYMRRNKLIFLNSNLNERDKFFTCAHELGHSELHPRLSTPFLKRKTFFSINKIEAEANRFAVELLMPDETVYKYKNSFLAFDEIASIHGVPNEVAHLKRLNNIN, encoded by the coding sequence GTGTGGATCAAGGAGATCGTTGAAGATTTAGTGAGAAAATACAGCACCAACAATCCGTTTGAAATTGCCGCAGCTAAGAATATACACGTGATCGAAAGAGACATGCATGAAGAAATATGCGGGTTTTACAAATACATGAGAAGAAACAAGCTCATCTTCCTTAATTCTAATTTGAATGAAAGGGATAAGTTTTTCACATGCGCCCATGAGCTAGGGCATTCAGAACTCCACCCGAGATTGAGTACCCCTTTTTTAAAACGAAAAACATTTTTTTCGATCAATAAAATAGAAGCTGAAGCAAATCGATTCGCTGTTGAACTATTGATGCCCGACGAAACGGTATATAAGTACAAAAATAGTTTCTTAGCATTTGATGAGATAGCCAGCATTCACGGCGTACCTAACGAGGTCGCGCACTTGAAAAGACTAAACAATATTAATTGA
- a CDS encoding helix-turn-helix domain-containing protein encodes MSLGKRLKNEREKRKWSQKYVAERVGITNTVLSNYERDYRDPDTDMLAKLAELYEVATDYLLGVRSKKDETRTNGLTDKDEKDIAKRMDKMKADLIEANEDVEGLNYMGEPMSEEAFESFMEALEHAERIVTIANKKYAPNKYKNKDEK; translated from the coding sequence ATGAGCTTGGGCAAACGTTTGAAAAACGAACGCGAAAAAAGAAAGTGGTCTCAAAAGTACGTTGCGGAGAGAGTAGGGATAACGAACACAGTTCTGTCCAACTACGAAAGAGATTACAGGGACCCCGACACCGACATGCTCGCTAAACTTGCTGAGCTTTACGAAGTCGCTACGGATTATTTGTTAGGGGTTCGTTCGAAGAAGGATGAAACGCGCACCAACGGCCTAACAGACAAAGATGAAAAAGACATAGCTAAGCGAATGGATAAGATGAAGGCAGATTTAATTGAGGCTAACGAGGATGTTGAAGGTCTGAACTATATGGGAGAACCTATGAGTGAAGAAGCATTTGAATCGTTTATGGAGGCGCTTGAACACGCAGAACGAATAGTAACGATAGCTAATAAAAAATACGCCCCCAATAAATATAAAAACAAGGACGAGAAATAG
- a CDS encoding helix-turn-helix domain-containing protein, translating into MKVHEKVRGLRESKGISQTFVANSIGITVSGYNMKEHGKRPISIEELEKIAVVLEVQASYFFEKEVHVK; encoded by the coding sequence GTGAAGGTTCACGAAAAGGTGAGAGGATTGAGGGAATCTAAAGGAATTTCTCAAACTTTTGTCGCTAATAGCATTGGTATAACCGTGTCCGGCTACAATATGAAGGAACACGGGAAGCGTCCTATCAGTATTGAGGAACTAGAAAAAATAGCGGTAGTTTTAGAGGTCCAAGCCTCATATTTTTTTGAGAAAGAAGTCCACGTAAAGTGA
- a CDS encoding helix-turn-helix domain-containing protein — protein sequence METMTTKEVAAYIGVSLGTARKYVHEEGLPVLRFKGRSKWTFRKDLVDQWMASRSMPEVVDIAAEKKEEGYGRLRVLAP from the coding sequence ATGGAAACTATGACTACTAAAGAGGTTGCAGCTTACATCGGGGTATCACTCGGCACTGCTAGGAAATATGTGCACGAGGAGGGGTTGCCGGTACTTAGATTCAAGGGACGCAGCAAGTGGACGTTTCGCAAGGATTTGGTTGATCAGTGGATGGCGAGTAGATCCATGCCGGAAGTTGTTGATATCGCAGCGGAAAAGAAAGAAGAGGGTTATGGCCGTCTTCGCGTGCTTGCACCTTAA
- a CDS encoding helix-turn-helix domain-containing protein, protein MLLKSTRKAVDLTQEQIAPLVHISRSTVSKLERGEMPLKAEDLVKWLQIVGSRMNPSNATLPIEVGIAMVHSVDILMLTETLTKLVGGMILWI, encoded by the coding sequence ATGTTGCTTAAATCAACCAGGAAAGCCGTTGATCTAACCCAGGAGCAAATAGCGCCCCTGGTGCATATCTCGAGAAGCACTGTCTCCAAGTTGGAGCGTGGAGAAATGCCGTTAAAGGCTGAGGACCTTGTCAAATGGCTGCAAATCGTTGGATCGCGGATGAACCCCTCAAATGCAACTTTGCCGATAGAGGTAGGGATTGCAATGGTACACAGCGTGGATATATTAATGCTTACTGAAACGCTAACAAAATTAGTAGGAGGAATGATCTTATGGATTTGA
- a CDS encoding ATP-dependent helicase, translated as MQATLLKGLNEGQQRAVLSDNKTILCLAGAGSGKTTVLTRRIAHLFNNRVGTSNMLALTFTRLAGKEMKERVISLVGDAEGKKLFCNTFHAFAVHVLKDWGHLIGIDKNFTIYDQEDRTSILEVIIKELGDRVKLKKVVEAYEENDVSNHEITMVINEYVYRLRQNNAIDLDKLIEKINFLWAEHPESLNHYKRLYSHVFVDEFQDSNDEQMIMIRSLAPANLFAVGDDFQAIYGWRGAKVEYILEFPGMYPGCEVVKLEDNYRSTREIIAAANNLISYNLTQSEKTLIAHKDGPQITVSTTGDERAEYESIARKIKDLRSSGTTYKNVAVLSRTNMQLTRMQSQLERDGIPNVALGRNDIMRNQDIRSIIAWLQVISNQKDGNALRRALDYPEPFLSEGEKKKLKLEAARQEKTELVMLKELDFRRSAKFFGIGSLIFEKQSLGMNVSDLILYTAEILGVLQDYEGKGLQNRLHAIQDGIEYIKAWEDSKASLGEDNGLLAFLKWLKFRDIQEKLVEEKDAVKLMTMHGAKGLEFEVVFIVGLVEETFPSKRGDLEEERRLAYVGVTRAKEQLFLSHAHAKQQWNGSPAPAIPSRFLDEIKEKV; from the coding sequence ATGCAAGCAACATTGCTTAAAGGATTGAATGAGGGGCAGCAGCGGGCTGTCCTCTCGGATAATAAAACGATCCTTTGCCTCGCTGGAGCTGGATCAGGGAAAACGACGGTCCTTACAAGGCGTATTGCTCATTTATTTAATAACCGGGTGGGGACCAGCAACATGCTGGCCCTCACGTTCACTCGGTTGGCCGGAAAGGAAATGAAGGAGCGCGTCATCTCCCTTGTAGGTGATGCGGAAGGAAAGAAGCTGTTTTGTAATACCTTCCACGCTTTCGCGGTTCATGTACTGAAGGATTGGGGTCATCTAATCGGCATCGATAAAAACTTTACGATTTACGATCAAGAAGATCGCACGTCGATCCTCGAGGTCATTATTAAAGAATTAGGCGACAGGGTTAAGTTGAAAAAAGTCGTTGAGGCGTATGAGGAAAATGATGTTTCCAATCATGAAATCACGATGGTTATTAATGAGTACGTTTATCGGTTGCGGCAAAATAACGCCATCGATTTGGACAAGCTCATAGAAAAAATAAATTTTTTATGGGCCGAGCACCCCGAGTCACTTAATCATTACAAAAGGCTTTACTCTCACGTATTCGTTGACGAGTTCCAAGATAGCAACGACGAGCAGATGATAATGATCCGCTCGCTGGCTCCTGCCAATCTCTTTGCGGTAGGTGATGATTTTCAGGCCATCTACGGTTGGCGAGGCGCTAAGGTTGAATACATTCTCGAATTCCCTGGTATGTATCCTGGCTGCGAGGTCGTGAAGTTAGAGGATAACTATCGATCTACGAGAGAAATCATTGCGGCAGCCAATAACCTAATTTCGTACAACTTGACTCAATCAGAAAAGACTTTGATCGCCCATAAAGACGGGCCACAGATAACAGTTTCTACTACGGGTGATGAAAGAGCTGAATATGAAAGCATCGCTCGGAAAATAAAGGATCTGCGGAGCTCAGGTACCACTTATAAAAATGTCGCTGTTCTATCAAGGACGAATATGCAGCTTACTAGAATGCAGAGTCAGCTAGAGCGAGATGGGATCCCGAATGTGGCGCTTGGTCGTAACGATATCATGCGCAATCAAGACATCAGATCCATTATTGCCTGGTTGCAGGTTATATCAAACCAGAAGGACGGCAACGCATTAAGGCGGGCGCTTGACTACCCTGAACCTTTTCTGTCTGAAGGGGAAAAAAAGAAATTGAAGCTCGAGGCTGCTAGGCAAGAAAAGACTGAGTTGGTCATGCTAAAGGAGTTGGATTTCAGGAGATCTGCCAAGTTCTTTGGAATAGGTTCATTAATCTTCGAGAAGCAATCGCTAGGTATGAATGTGTCAGATTTGATCCTGTACACAGCTGAAATATTAGGCGTGTTGCAAGACTATGAGGGCAAGGGGCTACAAAATCGCCTACACGCGATCCAAGACGGAATTGAGTATATAAAGGCCTGGGAAGATTCAAAGGCTTCACTGGGTGAAGACAACGGCCTCCTGGCGTTCCTAAAATGGCTGAAGTTCAGAGATATTCAAGAAAAGCTTGTCGAAGAGAAGGATGCAGTCAAGCTCATGACCATGCACGGTGCGAAAGGGTTGGAGTTTGAAGTTGTTTTCATCGTCGGTTTGGTAGAGGAAACATTCCCGTCCAAACGTGGTGATCTCGAGGAAGAAAGGCGCCTCGCGTATGTTGGAGTGACCAGAGCAAAGGAGCAACTATTCTTGTCCCATGCTCACGCTAAGCAGCAGTGGAACGGATCGCCGGCGCCAGCTATACCGAGTAGATTCCTGGATGAAATAAAAGAAAAAGTGTAA
- a CDS encoding DnaD domain-containing protein, protein MQKGWIKLHRKLLDNPIWQDPHYMKLWMYCLLQASHAEHDQLVGNQIIKLLPGQFVTGRISLAEEMNRGVAPKKRQSESTWWRDLKRFEEWGMLNIKANSKYSIVTVGNWALYQETEKEMDSKRTADEQQVNSEWTASEQHLNTNKNVKNLSTKELKNLSSSSPSSSPIAPSLINLDLKEVTNFYEQQHFGMITPHVADRMADWIDDMSKDLVIMAMKLAIENGVAKWSYAEGILKNWNTRKLSTVEQVTAFEKQREQQKNVQQQNTGSRRSFGSQREEKIPDWFNKRKDAPEAEREPDPDIEERRRKLQEELDEMSARVH, encoded by the coding sequence GTGCAAAAAGGCTGGATTAAACTACACAGGAAGCTGCTTGACAATCCGATCTGGCAAGATCCCCACTATATGAAACTTTGGATGTATTGCCTTTTGCAGGCCTCCCACGCCGAGCATGATCAGCTGGTGGGGAATCAGATCATAAAATTGCTTCCTGGGCAATTTGTTACCGGGAGAATATCGCTCGCTGAAGAAATGAATCGCGGTGTTGCCCCGAAGAAAAGGCAAAGTGAATCTACTTGGTGGCGCGACCTCAAAAGGTTTGAAGAGTGGGGAATGTTGAACATCAAAGCGAACAGCAAATACAGCATTGTAACCGTTGGTAATTGGGCGCTTTATCAAGAAACTGAAAAAGAAATGGACAGCAAAAGAACAGCAGATGAACAGCAAGTGAACAGCGAATGGACAGCGAGTGAACAGCATTTGAACACAAACAAGAATGTAAAGAATTTAAGCACTAAAGAATTAAAGAACTTATCATCATCATCACCATCATCATCGCCGATCGCACCGAGTCTCATAAATTTGGATCTCAAAGAAGTCACCAACTTTTATGAGCAGCAGCACTTTGGAATGATAACCCCGCATGTCGCAGATCGGATGGCTGACTGGATTGATGATATGTCAAAAGATCTTGTAATCATGGCCATGAAGTTGGCCATCGAGAATGGCGTTGCCAAATGGAGCTACGCTGAGGGGATATTAAAAAACTGGAACACCAGAAAGCTTTCCACTGTCGAGCAGGTCACTGCCTTTGAAAAGCAACGTGAACAACAAAAGAATGTCCAGCAACAAAATACGGGAAGTAGACGCAGCTTCGGTTCTCAACGTGAGGAGAAGATTCCTGATTGGTTCAACAAGCGAAAGGATGCCCCTGAAGCAGAACGGGAGCCGGATCCTGATATCGAGGAACGAAGAAGGAAATTGCAAGAAGAGCTGGATGAAATGAGTGCAAGGGTCCATTGA
- the ssb gene encoding single-stranded DNA-binding protein — protein MINRVVLVGRLTKDPELKYTQGGVAVCRFTLACNRSFKSQSGEQEADFINCVTWRKQAENTANFLRKGSLTGVEGRIQTSSFDGQDGKRVFMTEVVADSVQFLEPRNASADRSSQGSPDRNAQQSQQQNYTRTDDDPFTTGGGPVEVTDDDLPF, from the coding sequence ATGATTAATAGAGTTGTCCTAGTGGGTCGGCTCACTAAAGATCCAGAACTAAAATACACCCAGGGTGGGGTTGCCGTTTGTCGATTCACCTTAGCCTGTAACCGATCGTTTAAATCGCAAAGCGGGGAACAGGAAGCTGACTTTATCAACTGCGTGACTTGGAGAAAGCAAGCTGAGAACACGGCGAACTTTTTAAGAAAAGGCAGTTTGACCGGCGTTGAAGGCCGCATTCAGACAAGCAGCTTTGATGGCCAGGACGGAAAGCGCGTCTTCATGACGGAGGTGGTCGCTGATAGCGTCCAGTTCCTTGAACCGCGCAATGCTTCCGCTGACCGGTCCAGTCAAGGTTCGCCGGATCGCAACGCTCAGCAAAGTCAGCAGCAAAACTACACACGGACTGATGATGATCCATTCACGACTGGCGGCGGGCCGGTTGAAGTTACAGATGATGACCTGCCATTTTAA
- a CDS encoding RusA family crossover junction endodeoxyribonuclease translates to MLKFTVFGEPVAQGRPRASTINGQVRMYDPAKSRDFKKYVKLVASQHRPKELLTGPLRMGVKVYKPSLKSFSKKKAAAAEAGTLRPVTRPDVDNYVKGVKDGLTQIIWNDDSQVVDLQVSKYYSSTPRVEIEIEALESQAHQLSM, encoded by the coding sequence ATTCTCAAATTCACTGTATTCGGAGAACCAGTAGCCCAGGGAAGACCCAGGGCTTCGACGATAAATGGCCAGGTCAGGATGTATGATCCAGCCAAGTCTCGCGATTTTAAAAAGTATGTGAAATTGGTAGCTTCGCAGCATCGTCCGAAGGAGTTGCTCACCGGGCCATTAAGAATGGGCGTGAAGGTGTACAAACCTTCCTTGAAAAGTTTCTCGAAAAAGAAAGCTGCAGCTGCGGAAGCTGGAACGCTAAGACCTGTAACCCGGCCTGATGTTGACAACTACGTCAAAGGGGTCAAAGACGGGCTTACTCAAATCATTTGGAATGATGACAGCCAGGTGGTCGATTTGCAAGTTTCCAAGTATTACAGCTCTACACCCCGTGTTGAAATTGAAATTGAGGCCCTTGAATCTCAGGCGCATCAATTATCTATGTGA
- a CDS encoding 2-methylcitrate dehydratase produces the protein MSYANFKAVVKKVNLKPKGVQEIVLEVSGDELSGQLERLSKMIDNLAQIELESTIVNYNIEINAATREPLIEYKIDKDGIVAEVKEPEQLEFPGFPKEVIETEQEEVALDREAVDQFILSDMAPPYDDLPENMTDIARRRVEGDSYIRLADELGISSGKIVEIIDDYRCRIAPLAQKWWEWKQGQPETQPENTDSDTEARDDDADKGVA, from the coding sequence ATGTCGTATGCAAATTTTAAAGCAGTTGTGAAAAAGGTCAACCTAAAGCCGAAGGGTGTCCAGGAAATTGTCCTGGAAGTATCCGGCGATGAATTGAGCGGGCAGTTAGAACGTCTGTCGAAAATGATTGACAATCTAGCGCAGATAGAGTTGGAGTCTACGATTGTCAATTACAACATTGAAATCAATGCTGCTACTCGAGAGCCTTTGATTGAATACAAGATCGATAAAGATGGCATTGTCGCAGAGGTCAAGGAACCGGAGCAACTGGAGTTCCCGGGCTTCCCTAAAGAAGTTATTGAAACCGAACAAGAAGAAGTCGCTCTTGATCGCGAGGCTGTGGACCAATTCATTTTAAGTGATATGGCCCCACCTTATGACGATCTGCCAGAAAACATGACTGACATTGCGAGGCGTCGGGTTGAAGGGGACTCCTATATCCGGTTGGCCGATGAATTGGGGATCAGTTCAGGTAAGATCGTTGAAATAATCGATGATTACAGATGCCGTATTGCTCCTCTTGCTCAAAAGTGGTGGGAATGGAAGCAAGGGCAACCGGAAACGCAGCCGGAAAACACGGATTCTGATACAGAAGCACGGGATGACGATGCTGACAAAGGCGTGGCATGA
- a CDS encoding DUF6877 family protein, with the protein MTALEQINAISGLLPKEVLRDIQSRSRDWINGGGGEDDPYIYQQLRFAKYFLKGGRSE; encoded by the coding sequence ATGACAGCATTAGAGCAAATAAACGCGATCTCCGGCCTCTTGCCGAAAGAAGTATTGAGAGACATCCAATCGCGATCGAGGGACTGGATAAATGGCGGCGGTGGCGAAGATGATCCATATATCTATCAACAGTTGCGATTCGCGAAGTATTTTTTGAAAGGAGGCCGCAGTGAATGA
- a CDS encoding helix-turn-helix domain containing protein produces MILAKEQKRILLDEVDINWEFTDKETLVFRELWERGEDITEIADWLRRPALEVALLIIEQAELGYIKQRENGLF; encoded by the coding sequence ATGATTCTAGCGAAAGAGCAGAAAAGGATCCTTCTTGATGAAGTCGATATTAATTGGGAATTTACAGATAAGGAGACCCTGGTTTTTCGAGAGTTGTGGGAACGAGGAGAAGATATTACGGAAATTGCTGATTGGCTGCGTCGTCCTGCGCTGGAGGTCGCACTGTTGATTATTGAGCAAGCGGAACTGGGGTATATAAAGCAAAGGGAAAACGGCTTATTTTAA
- a CDS encoding DUF3954 domain-containing protein yields the protein MTRKIEISLSENAVYKVENGNLEKISLNTDAVLVIKKKDLKLITKPESGFGEQLITWQDGKIHTEKVSFTMR from the coding sequence TTGACTAGAAAGATAGAGATTAGTTTAAGTGAAAACGCGGTCTATAAGGTTGAAAATGGGAATCTGGAAAAAATAAGCCTGAATACGGACGCGGTGCTGGTGATTAAAAAGAAAGACTTAAAGCTCATAACGAAGCCGGAGAGCGGATTCGGCGAGCAGCTTATTACCTGGCAAGATGGAAAAATTCATACGGAAAAAGTGAGTTTTACCATGAGATAA